Proteins encoded within one genomic window of Amorphoplanes friuliensis DSM 7358:
- a CDS encoding NAD(P)/FAD-dependent oxidoreductase produces the protein MNVVVVGAGIAGLACARELTAAGVDVRVHERGRVVGGRLASKRFDGRYADLGAAYFVADDPDFAALAESWRARGLARPWTDTFAVFPGEPTTGPVRWAAPGGLRSLAEDLAQGLDVTLSSTVETIPADADAVVLAMPGPQALRLDPPAAVADAARAQVWEPVLAAVCTYPERSWKDFRGAFVNDHPVLAAVWDDGDRRGDLAPVLVAHSTADFARPRLTDPAAAASELAAAVTELLGLDAQPAVHVHRWTYAQPSPGEPGPVTDGRVWLAGDAFGKPRVQTAWLSGRATARAILQSTER, from the coding sequence ATGAACGTGGTCGTGGTGGGAGCGGGGATCGCGGGCCTGGCCTGCGCGCGGGAACTGACCGCGGCCGGGGTGGACGTCCGCGTCCACGAACGCGGCCGGGTGGTCGGCGGACGCCTGGCCAGCAAGCGGTTCGACGGCCGGTACGCCGACCTCGGGGCCGCCTACTTTGTCGCCGACGACCCCGACTTTGCCGCGCTGGCCGAGTCCTGGCGTGCCCGCGGGCTGGCCCGGCCGTGGACCGACACGTTCGCGGTGTTCCCCGGCGAACCCACGACCGGCCCGGTGCGCTGGGCTGCGCCGGGTGGCCTGCGGTCCCTGGCCGAGGACCTGGCGCAGGGTCTGGACGTCACTCTTTCGAGCACTGTCGAGACGATCCCGGCCGATGCGGACGCCGTCGTGCTGGCGATGCCCGGCCCGCAGGCGCTGCGGCTGGACCCGCCGGCCGCCGTCGCCGACGCCGCCCGGGCGCAGGTGTGGGAGCCCGTCCTCGCGGCCGTGTGCACGTACCCGGAACGCTCTTGGAAGGATTTCCGGGGAGCGTTCGTGAACGACCACCCGGTGCTGGCCGCGGTCTGGGACGACGGTGACCGGCGCGGTGACCTTGCGCCGGTCCTGGTCGCGCACTCGACGGCGGATTTTGCGCGCCCCCGGCTGACCGACCCCGCGGCCGCGGCGAGCGAGCTGGCCGCGGCTGTGACCGAACTGCTGGGACTGGACGCGCAGCCCGCCGTGCACGTGCACCGCTGGACCTACGCCCAGCCCTCCCCCGGCGAGCCAGGCCCGGTGACCGACGGCCGGGTGTGGCTCGCCGGTGACGCCTTCGGCAAGCCGCGCGTCCAGACCGCCTGGCTGTCCGGACGCGCGACCGCGCGAGCGATCCTTCAGAGCACCGAGCGGTAG